One Candidatus Cloacimonas sp. genomic region harbors:
- a CDS encoding Hsp20/alpha crystallin family protein gives MRERIFSNIVGIQREMLKLIGEVSALTDSPLAIEDAIDDVWHPKCDVFQTDSSWVVIAELAGMEKEEINISISPEYIRISGTRSFPNCNSILCYYNMEIETGRFDRKIYFPEISIDKENPKISYINGILRIAFNLAPVVERIIPVQ, from the coding sequence ATGCGCGAAAGAATTTTTTCCAACATCGTAGGAATCCAAAGGGAAATGCTTAAACTGATCGGTGAGGTATCTGCCTTAACTGACAGCCCGTTGGCTATTGAAGACGCCATAGATGATGTTTGGCACCCCAAATGCGATGTCTTTCAAACCGATTCCAGCTGGGTAGTCATTGCCGAATTGGCTGGCATGGAAAAAGAAGAAATCAACATCTCCATTTCTCCGGAATACATTAGAATCAGCGGAACCAGAAGCTTTCCTAATTGCAATTCTATCCTCTGCTACTATAATATGGAAATTGAAACGGGCAGATTTGACCGCAAAATTTACTTTCCCGAAATCAGCATCGATAAGGAGAATCCCAAAATCAGCTACATCAACGGTATTTTGAGAATCGCTTTTAACCTGGCGCCAGTGGTGGAAAGAATCATCCCCGTTCAGTAA